The Salmo trutta chromosome 6, fSalTru1.1, whole genome shotgun sequence genome has a window encoding:
- the LOC115195411 gene encoding protein transport protein Sec61 subunit gamma yields the protein MDQVMQFVEPSRQFVKDSIRLVKRCTKPDRKEFQKIAMATAIGFAIMGFIGFFVKLIHIPINNIIVGG from the exons ATGGACCAGGTTATGCAGTTCGTTGAGCCCAGCCGGCAGTTCGTCAAGGACTCCATAAGGCTCGTTAAGAGGTGCACAAAACCAGACAGGAAAG AATTCCAGAAGATCGCCATGGCAACGGCGATTGGGTTTGCCATCATGGGCTTCATTGGGTTCTTTGTCAAGCTCATCCACATCCCCATCAACAACATCATTGT GGGCGGCTGA